In Candidatus Methylomirabilota bacterium, one DNA window encodes the following:
- a CDS encoding ABC transporter permease → MRILRSYAFTALGIAIGVAGLVALGAMSERIMRFIEGGDRFVLGQISVAGQGMGMGAGFTAGGLLPAAKIQAIGAVPGVSGVQPQVMLPLNPSTSQFMTLTQELVLGIDLSVPSPNRHYPALPVQAGRFLQPGDRYAAVVGAALAASRGLAVGSRLTLEGRDYEVVGVLERMLTAPDRFVVVSIEDAREQWVAKDAMLRTLLASGAAALTAADLNTGAAVGWRDGADPDALAERIRAVVPGVNVQLPRELSRLLQSSTVFFSALVVGIAVLGLVIGGLSVANTVAAAVFERLRDFGIKRALGATDLQLGREVLAEALAVTVSGGLAGIALAVGLGLAIDQWSGVKGQQLFLFSPRLVGGALGFSLLLGGLAALYATLRVARLSPAEAMRRGA, encoded by the coding sequence ATGAGGATTTTGCGGTCCTACGCCTTCACGGCTCTCGGCATCGCCATCGGCGTGGCCGGGCTGGTGGCCCTGGGCGCGATGAGCGAGCGGATCATGCGCTTCATCGAGGGCGGCGACCGGTTCGTGCTCGGTCAGATCTCCGTGGCCGGTCAGGGGATGGGGATGGGCGCCGGCTTCACCGCTGGCGGCCTGCTGCCCGCGGCGAAGATCCAGGCGATCGGCGCGGTGCCCGGGGTATCCGGTGTGCAGCCGCAAGTCATGCTGCCGCTCAACCCGTCGACGTCCCAGTTCATGACCTTGACCCAGGAGCTGGTCCTCGGCATCGATCTGTCGGTGCCCAGTCCGAACCGACACTATCCGGCGTTGCCCGTGCAGGCCGGGCGCTTCCTGCAGCCGGGGGACAGGTACGCGGCCGTGGTGGGCGCCGCCCTGGCCGCCTCCCGCGGCCTCGCCGTGGGCTCCCGCCTGACCCTGGAGGGGCGAGACTACGAAGTCGTGGGTGTGCTGGAGCGCATGCTCACGGCGCCCGACCGCTTCGTCGTCGTGTCGATCGAGGACGCCCGCGAGCAGTGGGTGGCCAAGGACGCCATGCTGCGCACGCTGTTGGCCTCGGGGGCGGCGGCGCTCACCGCCGCCGATCTGAACACGGGCGCGGCGGTCGGCTGGCGGGACGGCGCGGATCCCGACGCGCTGGCCGAGCGCATCCGGGCCGTGGTGCCGGGCGTGAACGTCCAGCTCCCGCGCGAGCTGAGCAGGCTTCTGCAGTCGTCGACGGTGTTCTTCTCCGCCCTCGTCGTCGGGATCGCGGTCCTGGGCCTGGTGATCGGCGGGCTCTCGGTGGCCAACACGGTGGCCGCCGCCGTGTTCGAGCGGCTGCGCGACTTCGGGATCAAGCGGGCTCTGGGGGCCACCGACCTTCAGCTCGGACGGGAAGTGCTCGCCGAGGCGCTGGCCGTGACGGTGTCCGGGGGGCTCGCCGGTATCGCGCTCGCCGTCGGGCTCGGCCTGGCGATCGACCAGTGGTCCGGCGTCAAGGGCCAGCAGCTGTTCCTGTTCTCGCCCCGCCTGGTGGGCGGGGCGCTGGGCTTCTCCCTGCTGCTGGGCGGACTGGCGGCGCTGTACGCCACGCTGCGCGTGGCGCGCCTGTCGCCCGCGGAAGCCATGCGCCGGGGCGCCTGA
- a CDS encoding NAD(P)/FAD-dependent oxidoreductase: MNAAETFDVVVVGGGPGGSTTASFLADGGLRVALFEREVFPRFHVGESLMPAAMWVLERMGARQAVESAGFQIKYGATFVDTEEEREASFFFLTGQAWPSYTYQVPRAEFDTLLLDHARSRGVTVYQPATVETAAFDGEGVAVTAAADGRPLSVRASMLVDASGRDGFLAARLGRRQRIPNLGKVALFAHFRGADRLGGKAEGNIRVYVFPEGWFWWIPLANDLTSVGVVMHARTVRDWTGSHEDLYARMIGRCAGVAAGLGHAERVTAVHPIANFSYLNRPVVGDRYLAVGDAVMFVDPIFSGGVYIAMRTGQLAAEAILAAFRDGRFEARRFAAYERRIRRGVAPLLRFIHRYYEPAFFYLLMRPHNYFGVYTAVLNVLSGGSFVRMRWRTRLSLAILFGVARGHRLLRWWSGLPIASRLEW, from the coding sequence ATGAACGCGGCCGAGACCTTCGACGTCGTGGTGGTGGGAGGCGGTCCCGGTGGCTCCACGACGGCCAGCTTCCTGGCCGACGGGGGTTTGCGCGTGGCGCTCTTCGAGCGCGAGGTCTTTCCGCGCTTCCACGTCGGAGAGTCGCTCATGCCGGCCGCCATGTGGGTGCTGGAGCGGATGGGCGCGCGTCAGGCCGTGGAGTCGGCGGGGTTCCAGATCAAGTACGGGGCGACCTTCGTCGATACCGAGGAGGAGCGGGAGGCGAGCTTCTTCTTCCTCACCGGCCAGGCCTGGCCGAGCTACACCTATCAGGTGCCCCGGGCGGAGTTCGACACCCTGCTCCTCGACCACGCGCGCAGCCGCGGCGTGACCGTGTACCAACCGGCGACCGTGGAGACAGCCGCCTTCGACGGCGAGGGCGTGGCCGTGACCGCGGCGGCCGACGGACGCCCGCTGAGCGTGCGGGCCAGCATGCTGGTCGACGCCAGCGGCCGCGACGGCTTTCTGGCCGCTCGGCTCGGTCGTCGGCAGCGCATCCCGAACCTCGGCAAGGTGGCTCTCTTCGCGCACTTCCGCGGGGCCGACCGGCTCGGCGGCAAGGCAGAGGGCAACATCCGCGTCTACGTATTCCCCGAGGGCTGGTTCTGGTGGATCCCGCTGGCCAACGATCTCACCAGCGTGGGCGTGGTGATGCACGCGCGCACGGTGCGCGACTGGACGGGCAGTCACGAGGATCTCTACGCCAGGATGATCGGACGGTGCGCCGGGGTGGCGGCCGGGCTCGGCCACGCGGAGCGAGTCACCGCCGTGCATCCGATCGCGAACTTCTCCTATCTCAACCGGCCTGTCGTCGGGGACCGCTACCTGGCGGTGGGGGACGCCGTGATGTTCGTCGATCCCATCTTCTCGGGCGGCGTCTACATCGCCATGCGGACGGGGCAACTGGCCGCCGAGGCGATCCTGGCGGCCTTCCGGGACGGCCGCTTCGAGGCGCGGCGCTTCGCGGCCTACGAGCGACGGATCCGCCGAGGGGTGGCGCCGTTGCTGCGCTTCATCCACCGGTACTACGAGCCGGCGTTCTTCTACCTGTTGATGCGGCCGCACAACTACTTCGGCGTGTACACCGCGGTGCTCAACGTGCTGTCGGGCGGCAGCTTCGTCCGGATGCGCTGGCGCACCCGGCTGTCCCTGGCCATCCTCTTCGGCGTGGCCCGTGGCCACCGGCTGCTCCGCTGGTGGTCGGGCCTGCCCATCGCCTCCCGCCTGGAGTGGTAG
- a CDS encoding EamA family transporter — MAKTLALVLIAAVIGGTGHTFLSKGMRTVGDLTEAPAHRVGGMVARALANPWLLLGVALQATFFFLYLTLLSRAEVSQILPMTAIDYIVVAFLASLVLGEVVTPVRWAGIGLIVTGVFLVSRT, encoded by the coding sequence ATGGCCAAGACCCTCGCCCTGGTGCTTATTGCCGCCGTCATCGGGGGCACCGGCCACACCTTCCTGTCCAAGGGGATGCGGACGGTGGGCGATCTGACGGAAGCCCCGGCCCATCGCGTCGGCGGCATGGTGGCCCGCGCCCTGGCCAATCCCTGGCTGCTCCTCGGGGTGGCGCTGCAGGCCACGTTCTTCTTCCTGTACCTGACGCTCCTGTCGCGCGCCGAGGTGAGCCAGATCCTGCCGATGACCGCGATCGATTACATCGTCGTGGCCTTCCTCGCCTCGCTCGTGCTCGGCGAAGTGGTGACGCCCGTGCGGTGGGCCGGCATCGGGTTGATCGTCACCGGCGTGTTCCTGGTGTCGCGCACCTGA
- a CDS encoding glycosyltransferase family 39 protein → MTRRLTLVCAAAVVVAAAPWLLIGLGAAPLDDPGEGMHVQIARELRASGDPLDLRLNGVRYVDKPPLLYLLVAGAFALAGESEAVARAVPAAAALAAVAAVAWLGARLLGPGGGVLAAGALLTSVGFYAYGRYVRPETLFVAALTWGFALALIGILEERPALVAGGFAVFGVAAVAKDPLGALGPPVILGLGLALGGRARPLRRWLPPAGVAAALLLGFGWWALAELRSPGFTWYTVVDNHVLNVLRARHFPDEDVPLPALEFLVVAAIGAAPWVIAAAAAVVALLRDGRWRRPEEAPWVVLTLWALAVLGLTALSAFRLPHYGLPAYPAIALLAARGWLQGPRRVLLSVHLLAFAALAVACAALWAGGSERFASHVLDATDVATRKGPEAGHASVAPPWEAIRPLLGATALIFAAAAGGLGSLALARRAAAGPWVPALVLGAMMAVLPCVGTGLAAVAAHRAVRPLAAELARRAGPDDLIVHEGPLENSGALEWYAQRRPVIVDGRRSVLGFGATFDGAADLLWEPERLERAWEDRRVWLVTVRSPAHSVAAELPGARLVAEAGGRRLYVNR, encoded by the coding sequence GTGACGCGGCGTCTGACGCTGGTCTGCGCGGCGGCCGTGGTCGTGGCCGCGGCCCCCTGGCTCCTGATCGGCCTGGGCGCGGCGCCGCTGGACGACCCCGGAGAAGGCATGCACGTGCAGATCGCCCGCGAGTTGCGGGCCAGCGGCGACCCGTTGGACCTTCGCCTCAACGGTGTCCGGTACGTGGACAAGCCTCCGCTGCTCTATCTGCTCGTCGCCGGCGCCTTCGCGCTGGCCGGCGAGAGCGAGGCCGTGGCCCGGGCCGTGCCCGCCGCGGCCGCGCTGGCGGCAGTGGCGGCGGTGGCCTGGCTCGGCGCGCGGCTGCTCGGTCCCGGCGGCGGCGTGCTGGCGGCCGGCGCGCTGCTGACCAGCGTCGGCTTCTACGCCTACGGTCGCTACGTCCGGCCCGAAACGTTGTTCGTGGCGGCGCTGACGTGGGGCTTCGCCCTGGCCCTGATCGGAATCCTCGAGGAGCGCCCGGCGCTGGTGGCGGGCGGCTTCGCGGTGTTCGGTGTGGCCGCCGTCGCCAAAGATCCGCTGGGAGCGCTGGGGCCACCGGTGATCCTCGGGCTCGGTCTCGCGCTGGGTGGTCGCGCCCGCCCGCTGCGCCGCTGGCTTCCCCCCGCCGGCGTGGCGGCCGCGCTCCTGCTGGGTTTCGGCTGGTGGGCGCTGGCCGAGCTACGCAGTCCCGGCTTCACGTGGTACACGGTGGTCGACAACCACGTGTTGAACGTCCTCCGGGCGCGCCATTTTCCTGACGAGGACGTCCCCCTCCCCGCGCTGGAGTTCCTGGTGGTGGCCGCCATCGGCGCCGCGCCGTGGGTGATCGCGGCCGCGGCCGCCGTCGTGGCGCTGCTGCGCGATGGTCGCTGGCGGCGACCGGAGGAGGCGCCCTGGGTGGTGCTGACGTTGTGGGCGCTGGCCGTGCTGGGTCTCACAGCGCTGTCGGCGTTCCGGTTGCCCCACTACGGGTTGCCCGCGTACCCGGCCATCGCCCTGCTCGCCGCGCGTGGCTGGCTGCAGGGGCCGCGCCGGGTTCTGCTCAGCGTCCACCTCCTGGCCTTCGCGGCGCTCGCCGTCGCGTGTGCGGCGCTGTGGGCCGGCGGGAGCGAGCGGTTCGCCAGTCACGTGCTCGACGCCACCGACGTGGCCACGCGAAAAGGCCCCGAGGCCGGACACGCCAGCGTGGCCCCGCCCTGGGAGGCGATCCGACCACTGCTGGGGGCGACGGCGCTGATCTTCGCGGCGGCCGCGGGCGGCCTGGGCAGCCTGGCGCTCGCTCGCCGGGCGGCGGCCGGGCCGTGGGTACCCGCCCTGGTCCTGGGGGCGATGATGGCCGTCCTGCCCTGCGTCGGCACCGGGCTGGCCGCGGTGGCGGCGCACCGGGCCGTTCGTCCCCTGGCCGCCGAGCTGGCCCGGCGCGCGGGGCCCGACGATCTGATCGTGCACGAGGGGCCCCTGGAGAACTCCGGCGCGCTGGAGTGGTACGCGCAGCGTCGTCCCGTGATCGTGGACGGTCGGCGAAGCGTGCTGGGCTTCGGCGCCACCTTCGACGGCGCTGCCGATCTGCTCTGGGAGCCGGAACGGCTGGAGCGCGCCTGGGAGGACCGCCGGGTGTGGCTCGTCACGGTGCGGAGCCCCGCGCATTCCGTGGCCGCCGAGCTGCCGGGAGCCCGGCTGGTGGCCGAGGCCGGGGGACGCCGGCTCTACGTGAACCGGTGA
- a CDS encoding glycosyltransferase family 2 protein, translated as MTVWIAIPVFNEAGTVGEVVRAARRHAPVLVVDDGSSDDSGRVATAAGAEVIRHSRRLGKGPALRTALTAARHRGASHLVTLDGDGQHAPDDVPVLLAAARQAPGAIIVGTRVGSDGQAPGLPVDRLNAIRLAGFFVNWSSGLSLGDTQSGFRVYPVSALDGMALRRGGFVLETEALVTAATRGIPVHEVPITVIPRAARRSRFRPVADGVAIGSYLAGRTLRRWAAEARAAVVEVAAVLSRDRRRARHADMLQAGAARADSFAGWGVAISAVAASHASARLTYWWAHPRRRRATAAAGAILTLPVVLALTITQVVAGRFLPDLVTPLVDRVFSQARLGAAQPPGRPRQRPDGTGATVATLP; from the coding sequence GTGACCGTCTGGATCGCGATCCCCGTGTTCAACGAGGCCGGCACGGTGGGCGAGGTCGTGCGCGCGGCCCGGCGGCACGCGCCCGTGCTGGTCGTCGACGACGGCTCGAGCGACGACAGCGGCCGGGTGGCGACGGCGGCGGGCGCCGAGGTCATTCGCCATTCGCGTCGCCTGGGCAAGGGGCCGGCGCTGCGCACGGCCCTCACCGCCGCCCGCCACCGGGGTGCCTCTCACCTCGTCACGCTGGACGGTGATGGCCAGCACGCCCCGGACGACGTGCCGGTGCTGCTGGCGGCGGCCCGGCAGGCGCCCGGCGCCATCATCGTGGGCACCCGCGTGGGATCCGACGGACAGGCCCCGGGCCTGCCGGTGGACCGTCTCAACGCCATTCGTCTGGCGGGGTTCTTCGTGAACTGGTCCAGCGGGCTCAGCCTGGGCGACACCCAGTCTGGATTCCGCGTGTACCCGGTGAGCGCCCTGGACGGCATGGCTCTCCGGCGCGGCGGCTTCGTCCTCGAGACGGAAGCGCTGGTGACTGCGGCCACCCGCGGGATACCGGTCCACGAGGTGCCGATCACAGTGATCCCCCGGGCGGCCCGGCGCAGTCGCTTCCGCCCGGTGGCCGACGGAGTGGCGATCGGCTCGTATCTCGCCGGGCGAACGCTGCGGCGCTGGGCTGCCGAGGCGCGGGCGGCCGTCGTGGAGGTGGCCGCGGTGCTCAGCCGCGACCGCCGCCGCGCTCGTCATGCCGACATGCTGCAGGCCGGAGCCGCACGCGCCGACTCCTTCGCCGGTTGGGGCGTGGCCATCAGCGCGGTCGCCGCCTCCCACGCCAGCGCTCGCCTGACGTACTGGTGGGCTCATCCCCGCCGGCGCCGCGCGACCGCGGCCGCCGGCGCGATCCTGACGCTGCCGGTGGTGCTCGCTCTGACGATCACCCAGGTCGTGGCCGGACGCTTCTTGCCGGACCTCGTGACACCCCTGGTCGATCGCGTGTTCTCTCAGGCCCGGCTCGGCGCTGCCCAGCCGCCAGGCCGGCCACGCCAGCGGCCTGACGGGACGGGCGCGACCGTCGCTACGCTGCCATGA
- a CDS encoding ABC transporter ATP-binding protein — protein MLLRAEGLVKSYRAPSGATIAVLGGIDLKVASGELVVIIGPSGSGKSTLLNVLGLLEQPDAGDIWYGDERVSALGRSRRSQARGRRVGFVFQSFMLLPSLTALDNVLLAARYAGKPGPATRRRALELLEGFGVLDRRDHYPPQLSGGEQQRVAFCRALLNDPPILLADEPTGNLDEDNARIILDALRYRARGGAAVVVVSHNPEVAADAAAVLSLEQGTLR, from the coding sequence GTGCTCCTGCGGGCCGAAGGGCTGGTCAAGTCGTACCGCGCGCCGTCCGGGGCCACGATCGCCGTGCTGGGCGGTATCGATCTCAAGGTGGCGAGCGGGGAGCTGGTGGTGATCATCGGCCCGTCGGGGTCGGGCAAGAGCACCCTGCTGAACGTCCTGGGGCTGCTGGAGCAGCCCGACGCGGGCGACATCTGGTACGGCGACGAGCGGGTCAGCGCCCTGGGCCGCTCCCGGCGCAGCCAGGCCCGCGGGCGTCGGGTCGGCTTCGTGTTCCAGTCGTTCATGCTGTTGCCCTCGTTGACGGCGCTCGACAACGTCTTGCTGGCCGCCCGGTACGCCGGCAAGCCGGGCCCGGCCACGCGGCGGCGGGCCCTGGAGCTCCTCGAGGGCTTCGGGGTGCTCGATCGTCGCGATCACTACCCACCTCAGCTCTCGGGCGGCGAGCAGCAGCGGGTGGCCTTCTGCCGCGCGTTGCTCAACGATCCGCCCATCCTGCTGGCCGATGAGCCCACGGGGAACCTCGACGAGGACAACGCGCGAATCATCCTGGACGCGCTCCGGTACCGCGCGCGCGGAGGCGCCGCCGTGGTCGTGGTGAGCCACAACCCGGAGGTCGCCGCCGACGCGGCCGCCGTCCTGAGTCTCGAGCAGGGCACGTTGCGATAG